The following are encoded in a window of Solibacillus sp. FSL R7-0668 genomic DNA:
- the psiE gene encoding phosphate-starvation-inducible protein PsiE, whose product MKRLTDPKPFKEVIPRVLQMILNVGLTVLALALCVMLIIEMVEFLKFIVAGEKQEYKYFLAKILVFFLYFEFITMIVKYFKEDYHFPLRYFMYIGITAMLRLIIVEHESAMDTLIFAAVILILIIGYYIINVTPRERPLRKT is encoded by the coding sequence ATGAAGCGTTTAACGGATCCGAAGCCATTTAAAGAAGTGATTCCGAGAGTGTTGCAAATGATTTTGAATGTTGGTTTAACGGTGCTTGCGTTAGCTTTATGCGTCATGCTCATAATTGAAATGGTGGAATTTTTAAAGTTTATTGTTGCTGGTGAAAAGCAGGAATACAAATATTTTTTAGCAAAAATTCTCGTATTCTTCCTGTACTTTGAGTTCATCACGATGATTGTGAAATACTTTAAAGAGGATTATCACTTCCCGCTTCGTTATTTTATGTATATTGGGATAACGGCAATGCTGCGACTCATTATCGTCGAGCATGAGTCTGCAATGGACACACTCATTTTTGCGGCAGTTATATTAATTTTAATTATTGGTTACTATATTATTAATGTCACGCCGAGGGAGCGACCATTGAGAAAAACATAA